The DNA window CCTAAGGCTCTCAGATCCCATCTGGAGCACGTTGGTGACAGGATTCGCATAGGGTGTACAACGATGGGTATAACCCTGGTCACTGGTGGCCACTACGGAAATCGAATTTTCCGCTTCATTGATACGCACCAGGTTATTATTGCTGATTGACACGAAAATATTGAAATCCTGGTCGATCCCGATGTAAACCGGAGTAAAAGTCGCCTTATCCAGCACACCATCTCCTAAAGAGAAATCACCTGTACCATTTCCTGCAAGAGTAGTAACGGACGCAGCGATCAGATAACGGAAAAAGTTATCCCCAAAGGTTGCCTCCTTATTACCGATCTGCACTTTTATTTCACAGGTATCGCCCGGCAAACGGGGAACAAGCGCCATCATACGTTTTCCCGTCGAACCAATGACGCGTGCTTCTTTGGCATTAAAAAACATCTTGATCAGGGAAGGATCACTACCAAAATTATCTCCGTCGAATATGATCATTTCGGATAACCGTCCCGAATCAGGAAAAAACGATGTGAGTGTGATTGGTTTATCCGGGTCATGAACCTCCTTTGCATTATCGTCGTCATTACACGAAATAGCAAATACCATACACACACATGTGAACAAACATAAAAATGTGTTTCGATTGATTGTTTTTAATTTATAATTACTCATAATTGCTATAATTGTTATTATTCTAATTATTTCTTCGCATAGCAAACAAGGAATTACATTTGATTGATGTCACCCTTGCCTCAATATCATTTACCTTCTTATAAGAATCCATTTAGGTATAGTAGATTCTCATTTTCTTTAAAACTTTTTTGTTTTTTTTCATTTTTAAAAAAACTGTAATACAGCGAGTAATGTTACATAGGCATTTCGTTTAATGGTTTTGATTTTGGGGAATTAACAAAAAAAGCCGTAGTGTTGGAGTAAATTCCAACACTACGGCTTATGAAATATATTTTTAGTAAATTTCGCGCGAGCGAAATAATATTTTCTATCCTACTCTCTCTCTCTCTCTCTCTCTCTCTCTCTCTCTCTCTCTCTGCAAAGAGCATACCAAACAACGAGTTACAGTTGTTTACGCGGATATTTTCAGTACACTTTTCCATGATTGTCTTTTCCTGACACAAGAGATACATAATAGTGATATATAAAAGTTGATGTTTTTATATGCTGACAAAACTATAGCATTATTTTTTAAAATTTTATGATTTTTTATGATTTTGCGGCTTTTATTTTTCAATATTTTTACAGTAAACTGTTTTTTGTAAATTTTTATTTCTATTCCTGATGGAAAATTACTCATTTTTAAGCAATTTGTAATTCCGTCAACATCTATATAAATAAAAATTTAATTGAAATACAAAACTATTTTTCCCTTATAATTAAGATTCAACAATAATATGTATATTATAAATCATATATTTTTCGGGAATGGAGGAAGGAGATATCAAAGTGGTCATATCTTTTCAAAAATAAGGACTTCCGGAAATTAAAATATCTGCAGCAAAAGTCAGGGTTCCGTGAGTTTTGTTCCGGAATCAGAGCAATGATGCCTTAAGAGCAAAATTTTAGGTAATTATAGTACAACCGCCCTTTATAAAAGTAGTCTTTGTAGTTGAATAATAATTATTTATACAAATAATAGGTTCTTTTACTTTTCCGGAACATTAGGAGAGCCTGGAAAAAACCATTATGGCTTTTGCAAAAAAAATATCACCACCTGCCTACCGGCAGATGATGATATAATAAATGACCCATACTGTTTGATTTGCTTGGCAAGCACATGAATACATTCTAACACAGATACACACAGCAAAACACTCTGTGTCAAAACATTAATTACCCTTAATCACTTTCACGTTGTCCCCAGACCGCAAACTTTGCGAACATGGCGTAGTTTTGTGTCCCCTTATGGGTGATGTCAAAATACATTTTTACATAACGTGCGGTAGGTGAAGTAAGCACCTTGATCTTTTGGGCATCATTAATAGTGGGATCAAATTCAAATTCCCCCTGATCTTCCCATGGGTAACCGTTATCCGGATCATTTTGGTCAACAGTTACATCTTTACAGGTATATAACCTGAATCCTTTAGCGGTTCCTCCATTACCCTGACGGCGTTGGAGTTCGACCTCACGTATCAGCACGCTCTGATGCATATCTATGATGAACCAGTGTGGATAATCAGTATTGGGACTCGACCATGAGGCATGCCAGAAAGTGTTGGCATCATCGTCAATCATGGCAACAACATGACCATTTGTGGGATAAGTATCGTTTGCTTCATTGGTAGCCTGCGAACTATATCCGATAGTCTCATACCTGCTGTTTGCATCATAACCGGGGAACTCCCAGTTGTCGCGCGGTATATCCATATACTCATATACCGGGACATTAAAAGTTTTTTTAGGAGTCACATTTCCTTTGGCATCATATACCACCACAGTAAAGGTTTTATTGTCATCGGGAATAGCCAGATCGGTCTTTACCTCATTATCCTTATTGTCTACCACAGAGGCATCGGGAGAAAAAGTCCGGGTCAATAACCCTTCCGTATCGCCGACATATGAAACTTCCACATCGACCTTTTTGCCTGATTCGTTTTTCCAGCTTACCAATACTCCTCCGTAATCGTTGGAAACAATATCAATAGTCTGGGCAACCATCAGGTGAGGTGGTTCTAAGGGGCTTGCCGAATAGGATTCTCCAGCCGAGCGGTTTCCGCTTTCATCTACCGCATAAAAGATAAATTCATAGGTAGAGGCAGAGGGGAATCCGTCAATAGTGGTAGAATCATTGTGGAACGATACTTTTTTACTATATTCTTTATTGTCCACTTTATAAGTGATGTCAGTATAGAAATAATCCGCATCCGTAGGAGCCGACCAGTAAAAAGTCAATAATCCGTGGTCTGCTTCGTGGCGGATACCCGATATTTTTCCGGGTGCACTATTATCACTGCTATCACCGCTTGAAACGCCAATGGGATCATCGGCACATGAGGCGAACAATACAGTCAGCACACTCAAAATTATATAATATATCCTTTTCATATTTTACAGGTTTTAAGTAAATTAATATCTGGGATTTTGGGTCAGAAGTCTGTTTTTATCAATCTCGCTTTGCGGGATAGGTTGCCAGTACATCTTATCATCCCAGTAACGTTTTTCGAATTCTACGGGTGTATAAAAATCGGGATAGTTCTTTTCCACATCGAAGCCATATACCGGAAGGCCTTCGCGTTCGGCATCGAGCCAACGGCGATTGTCGAAATAACGATGTCCTTCGTGGAAAAGTTCAATACGGCGTTCGCGGCGTATCAGTTCGCGAAGCTTATCGTTGGTCAGTTCTATGGAGGTGGCGTAGGTATTCGTATACCACTGGCCGTAGGAGGCGCGGACACCCGGTAAGCCTGCACGATCGCGTAAAGCGTCCCAGTATTCGAAAATTTCTGGATGATCGACGGCTCTTTGTCCGATGGCATCGTAATATTCAATAGCTGCTTCCGTATAATTAAGGTATAATTCGCTGAAACGAAAATGCGGAGTGGCGAAATCGGAACTCGAACTCTGAGTGGTAGTGGTAGGTGCAACCCATTTGGCGCTCAGGAATCCGGTATTACAATAGTCCCGTCCGGACTTGCTGTTAAACCCGTCCTTTCCATTGGCGTATATCTGGAAATGGTTGGCTCCGGATGTTCCTGTACTGACCGCATTCCACTGGGCATCCGTACGGATGGTGATGGATGACGGGTCGGCATTGGTTCCTCCGCTACGTACTGAATACAGGTAACGTTCAGGATATACGATATTAGCATAGAAACGGGGTTCACGCCGTTGGAACCGTTGACTGATCGGAATCCCATCGCCCGGATTGGATAAGGTTTCATAACCCGGTGCCAATGCCTGATAATCGGGATCATCTTCGGGCATCAGGCCGTTGGCCATAAAATATTCTTCCACATGGCCGATAGTAGGACAAATGCCGCTGTAACCCGAACATGAAAGCGATAAAGCATGTTTTAGCCCATAATTCCATGATCCCAGGTTTTGCTTGTAATATACCATTTCACAGCTTGGCTCTCCACCGCGAGCATAGGTGAAGATCCATTTGTAATTGCTGTAACCCGAAGGCTCCTGTGCGGTTCCCCCCGTCCCATAAGTTGTCTCACGTTTTAGCAACCGGTAATTTCCGCGTTCGGCAACCTTTATTGCCTGCAGGGAAATATCCATGGCTTCTTTCCACCGGTCTGCGTCAAAAGAGGTATTTAGCAACTTATTATTATCGTCATCGGTAGGTACGATAAAGCTATAGTCTTTACCATTATTGGTTTTTGACGACTGTCCGTTATAGAGTGGACTAGCCATGTAAAGCGCCAAGCGGGAACGTAAAAACCATGCTGCTGCCACATTGGCGCGTCCTGCACGTTCAGGCAGGGCATAAAGCGTATCGAGTCTTGAAGCAGCACTGATACATTTACTGTGGATATGCTCGGCAATGCTGTCAGCGTGCGCACGGGAAATACCGGAAGCTATCATACCGTCCAACTCGCTGCCTTCATATACTTTTTTCAGCAAGGGTACCGGTCCCCATTGTTGCATTAGGAGGAAATAGTAATAACCTTCGAGGAATTCGGCTTCGCCTCTCCACCATTCACGTTCCTGTTCCGTCAGTTTTTCATCCTGGCATTCATCCAGACGTGCCTGAAATGTTATCGATGCACGAACAGCCTGGTAAAAGCGTGCCCATCGGTTCCACTGAACGGAGGATGGACCAAATTGTCCCATTTCCCAGTAATAGGGAGAATAATTATTCCAGTTAAAATCAATATCGTCACCTTCATTTCCCGGATACACGGTAAAATCCAAATGATTGTCCCAGTAGGAATATGCCTGGGTCAATCCTTTTATCACATCGTCTTTCGATTGATATAACGATTCGTTTGACAATTGTTCGTCGGGAACCTGGTCGAGGAAATCAGAACAGGACTGTATTCCCATTGCAACTATCAAAAGACCGGTGAATAATAATATATTTTTCATTGTCTACGTTTTAAAGTTCAGATTAAAAGTTAATTTCCAAACCGAAATTGAATACCCTTTGGATAGGATAATAGAATCCTGAGGAACTTTTCGACTCGGCATCCCAAAGGTCGAAGGGTGAAATGGTAAATAAATTCAACCCATTGGTATATATTCTCACATGTTTCAGATGTATGGCATCCGTCCATGCTTTAGGAAATGTAAAACCCAGCTCTACCTGTTTTAAACGGAGATAACGCCCGTTTACCTGCCACCATGTGGAGTTAACATAGTTCTTATTTTGTGTTCCCATCTGCGGGCGAGGTATTTTGGCGTTGGGATCCTGGTTGTCTTCCGTCCAGCGGTTATCACGAATATACGTATAGATATTCTCACGGTTTACATCACCAAATGCCTTGGGTTTAGCAAAAAATGATACATTCGCCGAACCCTGGAAAAGGAATGAAAAGTCGAAATTCTTGTACTGTATTCCTGCACCGAGCCCGTAAGAGATTTCGGGAACACTCGGATAACCTGTAAATTCACGGTCATAATCATCGATGACACCATCGTTGTTTATATCTTTGTATTTGATATCTCCGGGTAA is part of the Bacteroidales bacterium genome and encodes:
- a CDS encoding IPT/TIG domain-containing protein: MVFAISCNDDDNAKEVHDPDKPITLTSFFPDSGRLSEMIIFDGDNFGSDPSLIKMFFNAKEARVIGSTGKRMMALVPRLPGDTCEIKVQIGNKEATFGDNFFRYLIAASVTTLAGNGTGDFSLGDGVLDKATFTPVYIGIDQDFNIFVSISNNNLVRINEAENSISVVATSDQGYTHRCTPYANPVTNVLQMGSESLR
- a CDS encoding DUF4959 domain-containing protein; the protein is MKRIYYIILSVLTVLFASCADDPIGVSSGDSSDNSAPGKISGIRHEADHGLLTFYWSAPTDADYFYTDITYKVDNKEYSKKVSFHNDSTTIDGFPSASTYEFIFYAVDESGNRSAGESYSASPLEPPHLMVAQTIDIVSNDYGGVLVSWKNESGKKVDVEVSYVGDTEGLLTRTFSPDASVVDNKDNEVKTDLAIPDDNKTFTVVVYDAKGNVTPKKTFNVPVYEYMDIPRDNWEFPGYDANSRYETIGYSSQATNEANDTYPTNGHVVAMIDDDANTFWHASWSSPNTDYPHWFIIDMHQSVLIREVELQRRQGNGGTAKGFRLYTCKDVTVDQNDPDNGYPWEDQGEFEFDPTINDAQKIKVLTSPTARYVKMYFDITHKGTQNYAMFAKFAVWGQRESD
- a CDS encoding RagB/SusD family nutrient uptake outer membrane protein, which produces MKNILLFTGLLIVAMGIQSCSDFLDQVPDEQLSNESLYQSKDDVIKGLTQAYSYWDNHLDFTVYPGNEGDDIDFNWNNYSPYYWEMGQFGPSSVQWNRWARFYQAVRASITFQARLDECQDEKLTEQEREWWRGEAEFLEGYYYFLLMQQWGPVPLLKKVYEGSELDGMIASGISRAHADSIAEHIHSKCISAASRLDTLYALPERAGRANVAAAWFLRSRLALYMASPLYNGQSSKTNNGKDYSFIVPTDDDNNKLLNTSFDADRWKEAMDISLQAIKVAERGNYRLLKRETTYGTGGTAQEPSGYSNYKWIFTYARGGEPSCEMVYYKQNLGSWNYGLKHALSLSCSGYSGICPTIGHVEEYFMANGLMPEDDPDYQALAPGYETLSNPGDGIPISQRFQRREPRFYANIVYPERYLYSVRSGGTNADPSSITIRTDAQWNAVSTGTSGANHFQIYANGKDGFNSKSGRDYCNTGFLSAKWVAPTTTTQSSSSDFATPHFRFSELYLNYTEAAIEYYDAIGQRAVDHPEIFEYWDALRDRAGLPGVRASYGQWYTNTYATSIELTNDKLRELIRRERRIELFHEGHRYFDNRRWLDAEREGLPVYGFDVEKNYPDFYTPVEFEKRYWDDKMYWQPIPQSEIDKNRLLTQNPRY